CGTGGAATGTCTGCGTGAACGGTGGCTGCAGACCCTCGGCGAACATTTCTTCTAGGTAACTCACGAACCGAGCGCGTATCATCTCGAATTCGGACTGCACTTTGTCGACTCTTGTGGCTCTTAGAAGttgctgaaaaaaaaagcttgattGAAAATATAACTTCTTCCGATATATATACTGGCGTAGAATTGTTTGACGTGTAGAAGAAGAAAAGTATAACGGAGTGGAGCTTTTGTAAGATTGCCCAATGGCAGCGATCTGGGtgatacatatttataaatataggtttttaggtatttttggTATCTAAACCTAAAAACCTATAGTAGTTAGTTTTACTTTTCCCTGTTTTTGTAATAACGTATTTGTTATTTGCTGTATATATTTTGTGAAATTAAAAGCAcaacttttaataatttaaaatagcttttaataaattgttccCAAAGGGCACAATATGAACGAAATAAGAAGTCTTCACTTTACCTCTTTTAATTTATACCTATTTCCAGGCACTACCTCCATATCATATTCAGCCTCATCAGCTGTTTGTGTGAGAATAGTCGCCTCGGTGCTAGCATTCTGGAGCTGTCCCAAAAACGTAAGTAAATGTATTCTGACAGTCTTAGTAAAGTTCTCTCCAATATTATCATCAAATGCCGTTTTAGTGGTATTTTTCTTTGTCGGGCTAGACGCAAACTCGGTGCCGATAACCTTCAGAGCACCCTTTATACTATCTATTAGTTTCACTTGTGATTGAAAGTTTATTAGCTGCATACATTCTTTGAAAGTGAGTGACTGACAAATAAACTCGCCCACGCATTTGGTGTAGATTTCACGAACCTGCAAAATGGATGTTGCAAGGTCTACATGTTAAATCTCACGAACTTCGTGTATAAAGTTTACacactcttgttctgagaggaggcctgtgcccagcagtgggacgtatataggctgggatgatgatgatgatgactcttaTCGGAACTCTTATCGATCGGTTTACACTCTAACTGTGTACACAAACATACAAGGGTTACGAGGCCGTAATAACCAATAGGCTTTAGAACTGACATGCTCATTAtcttttgatcaaagttccataataaattttattaagatttaaaaaaaaacaataggcaaAGTAAGCCACTGTCTAGGGGCCCCGCATCAGCCCGCACCCAAAAGACATCGAAAATGTTTCATACAGTGAAAAATTTATTGAAAGTTTTgtatttcaattacaatagctattattgttttttgtttcgatTGACAGAATCAgttgattttattaatattgaacttgaaaAGAAATGATGATTGGCTGAAAAAAGTCCCGAAAATTGTATTGCCTGGGGGCCCGACATGGTAAACCCGGCCCTGGTTACGACTGTCAAATCCTCAAGTGAGGACCACGACCAACATGTGTAGTGACTTAGAAGAAGAAATGCATTGCCGTTTGCCGGgtcttaatatatttttttaaactgccgTAGAGAACAGAACTACTATGGGAACTAGCGACGAGGAAAGCAGTCTATTGTGTTATTATACTTCTTTCGAAAACATAGACCTTGATGATGTCTCCGGCAGGTAAACAATTATTGTGTGATACaattataggtacctaagtacttacagTTTTTCCAATCACATTTTTAGGCAAATCTTTTAGAAACGCTGCCAACACTCGTACAGACAAATAAAAGCTCTGCAGGTAATTATGGCGCCTGTTCAGTTCAGTGCAAAGAACGTCTTTGAAGAAATCATCGTTTTCGAAAAGACTAATTTTAGTTTGAAAAGGTTGAGATTCCAAGTACGGTCGGAAGGATGGCAATTGCCTGATAGCCTCTAAATCTTCTGCACACAATTTAAAAACTGCATTTTCAATGTTACTTCGTTCGCAGCAAAGTGATTTCACATTATCACAATAGTAGTGCTCCATCATACAGTACTggcaaaaaaaagaaagacattctaataattaaaacattactaaGATACTTAATCCATAGCCTAAtcaaatcataaaaaataaaatctatctGTCACACAGTGGTGTTAAGAACCTGATTTCTTATAATAGCGAGTAGCAGTTACGGTTTTTAAAACACACACAACTTGTGTCTGCTTTTAGTGTCTGTGTATATGATGTCAGAGTTTTACTTCTCGAAGTTATTGTTTCCTCATAAGACACCACGGCAGTTTTTGAATAACAgaatttatgttaaaaaatttGGACGTTTTGATGGATGGTCCTTAGGAGGTTAAGCTTAAACGGTCCTTGAGTTTAGGTTACCAACAAATCATTACCTTAATACTCTGTATCAGTCCAGTGACAGAGAAGTCATAGAATAAGAATACATCAGTTAGTAGTTCAAAAGCCTTTCCTGATAGATGAAGCGGACTTGTGTAGTTCAAAAATATATCTTCAAGGACCTGAAAATAAACTGATGTTAAAACCAAACACTCAGAAATTAAGGTAGAAAGTAATCATTACATCAGTTCTAAAGTTTCAgaatttcacaaaataaaatactgaccTGATTCATGTAGACAGGGGAAGAATGCGAATGGAATACTTTTATAAGTAGTTTTGAAGAGACATGGTATGGAAAAGATTTATGAAGCGCTGATACTGAAGTAGCAACTCCAAATACAAACACTATTGGAAGCGATGACAGATATGAACTGCAAATGAAATTACcgcacatttttatttataaaaataatgtaacttATTCCAATacgtatttgacaactcctgaatttgccatgaatgatatattattatgaaaatatagatatacagacagtgtttagcgaagagaaaacttaaattgattgaaaatttaatttatagtgattttttgagaaatctttatacctgtctctttttcaaacgcactctctctatgcagcaagtatcgcgctacttgcgtgtgacgtcacatgcaagtatgtctttctctgtctaatcttgaatttcaaacctttataactttgttatttgtaaaggtagcttaattttttttttctatttgataacagacattgtaaagttttcatttataaaacatataaaaatagtcaaataccgtattgaaccGATCCTTTGCATGCCATCGACGATATACGAAAGTTGTCACTTATATCCAACTACATGCCAAACAGAAGCTATTGTCCTAATGTCGGTATACATAGGTAAGGTATACATTAGGTACAGTcgcgaacagggattgttgagccacttgccACCGACCGTAATTTAGCCATGTAATGTTATTCTGGTTTATTGATGACAATATTAACTTCGAGTATGTTTAACTCGGCTAAATTATAAACAGTGGCGAGAGGCTCAACAATCTCGGTTCGCAATGGTATAACAGCTCTTGATGACTTTACCTTTAACTAAacaacttttcattttattacaatcAAATTTGTCTGTTGGGATGTGTCCGGAGCATTCAAATGTTAACAATAGCATTATTTTGCATATAGCATAATTTACCTTATAATCATTACAAAATCCTGTAAGACATTACAGTTAAAGCTCTCAAAGTCTGGTATAATAATAACCAGAGATCGCATGGAGACTGTGTGTTTCTTCTTGGGTgaactatttaaatatttgctgCGGTACCAATTCTGTAGAGTCGTCATTGTGCATTGGttcttctttaatttttttgttggtGTTGTTTCATCCTCTGATTCTATAGCACTAGCATCCTGGAAAGAAAAATACCTTGTTAGGAATTGTGATTTTTGAATTGTACTAAAGCATTACCACCAATAAATTAAGTACAACAAAAACCAGTCAAGTGAGAATCAACTCCCGCTCTGAGGGTTCCGTCCAAATTTGTAGGCCTCTCAAAAAAGAAAATGCTCTAAACAGCAATTTGCATAAATATCCAGTAATAGCAGAACcctgcttctaagcaaaatgaaCACAGTGGAAAGTCATTTTATATTGGTTGTTTAAGATAAGACCCCcttcaattttcaattttatttttattattttgttcttataGGTAGTAGCTGCAATATTATAGAAATAAACATTATGTTTAAATTGCAGCTATCCGTCTATTATGGTTCTAGAGAAGCAGCCAAGTGATGGACGGACAGGTAGatacattctgagaggaggcctgtgcaggaggcagtgggacatatatagactggaataaaaaaaaaattcaccctTCACACATTaaaactttcaaaattttaaatactttatttgCATTTAAACGCAGTTAGTGCTAAGTTACTAATGacgaaatacttaaaaaatactgtTACACTGTCTACAAGGTGTTTCGCAAATCCAtctgaaataatattatgagttaataatagtaagtatacaaacatcacgtctgtattcccaaatggggtacgcagagcacacgaaacgtcacgacttcggagccacttttggcaattttaggttttaagtttgacaaaaacgatacaatagtgacaggttgctatcCTGTCGCCtatggtataccttaacctatatcctttgtcgcctcttacgacatcccgGGAAGAAATGGAgtggtgtaattctaacccaacACCACACGGGTCCACGGGTACCAGTGCcagttttagcacttccagcgccctggccgagatttccacggcgccctcaacttttgggaattttctaaaAGGTATAGGCTTCAGGCGCCCCTTTAAGTCCGGTGCCCTGGGCGGTTGCCCCACTGCGCCCTACTCTAACGTTGCTACTGACGGGTACATGGGGTATACTAAtcacagatgtagtgaataatgtttttccatcgtattttgtcggaaaagttcgtatttatcttgctctctcaacaagcttactgaagtttactgaagctgatttatgaaagcaagataaaaacgaacttatccaaccaaatacgatggaaaacattattcaatagatctgtacagCACTTTATGCCAatcacaatacaataacctTATCCATGACttacaatttgaaatattatttcctTACCAAAATTTCATGATCATTTATTAACTGCCATACTGTATTCTCTACCAAATGCTTGATAGTAGACGCGTCTTGAGAGTTCACCATGGCAGTGTGTGGTGTCACTTCATCtctgaaataatacaaaataactttcggttaaatttttcatttttaatacaagcttttttgctgacagtactttttgttgacaatACTGGCATTTTCCTGCAACTTGCAtatgaataccaaatttcaagtcaatctgaccacagAAAGTGGTTCAAAAtgagcttgcaagatttgacccaacaaaaaCTAACATAGcaaggtaaataaaagcttataaaatggAGACTGAATTAAAACAAAGTAACAAGAGCTAAATGCGGCAACAGAATTATTAaactcttgtattaaaattgttaGGACACTGATAAAATAAGCTTTCGATTGctgcccccaaagttagctcacatgCACTCATTTCCTGCTTTGAACACAAAACAGTATTAGGGCAAGTATTGCTTCTGTGAATTCATAACGACGTTTGAAAGGCTAATTAATCtgagcaacatttttttaaatattttgttatgtacatgttgcgaattagtgaataattttttgttgtttgaGCTGTATcaaatttttcagaaaaatgGCACTTAGGTCAATtgggtggatcaactatttcttgttgttattctgtcccgtctgcgagggacaaaagtagtacagtttaatagaagaaatatgttgtgtcacattatactaacatgcatattagatgaccaattatagaaggggcttaaaactaccacaaaaatgcatgttcggcaaattttaatcctataaacttacggtttaaagagtgacttgggagaccgtaactatagcaacgagtgataagaaaaagttgatcaaccCAATTAGCCTTTCAACCGTCTATATGCAGATATAGCCATTGCAAAATAACTGATTAAAAATTACcttattttatgaataagtgCTTCAAACTGTGACACATGGTCTGGCTGATTCACTCCAGTCAGCAAAGTAGCACTTGGGATAATTCCTTCCAAAGTGAGAGATTCATTGCAGCCATAAAATGATTTTATGTAATTCACAATGTCATTTAACAATACATCATAGGTTTTTTGATGCAGATCCTGGAAAATCCAAAAGAAAAAtagaattttataatattagtactaaGTACTATTAATATCTAGGGATAGTGCTTACCCAGACTCCTGATGTGgcatttgaaaaagaaaaacagaaTCACAAACTTATTCAGAAAAGAATTTAAAACTCTGTTATTGACTTTCTTCCACACATATCATGCCAATTACATTTATATAGGAATAATTTCAAAAGTTATCAGAAAGAAAGGTACTACTCACCATAATCCTAGTCTCAATTGCTTCCCAGTTTTTCTTATAAGCCTTATACCATGGTTCCTTTTTGAATTGTTTTTCAAACAAAGaatttgttttatgtttagCATTTTTTGGTTTCTTAAATGTGCTTGGAAACAAGAACACACCCtgtgaacaaaattaaatctagTGCTCATGTTAAGTAGTaagacatttataatataaacattgaattgaaattgaaaaaataatcattGTACTTACCTTGGAGACCGATACCGTAGACTCCATAGTAAAATCTAGTTACGATACTAAAATGTGCTTTTCGAAGCGAAGTTAACTTTTTGATTATTTAGCATCAAAAtcaacacaaataaataacaaaagccACGGTATAACCAAAGGGAGCAAGTCAGTCCAGCTGCTAAAGCACGTAGCTGCTAAAtcgtagtggttatattctctttgtGCTAAAGTACAACAAACCACTATTAAAATACTACTGTTTATGTAACTAAAAcctaactaaaataataataaaacctaatgtaaataaagatttcgttattttacgttttaaagTGCAGTTTGACTAGGAATACttcactatttttaattattaacagTCTGTAATTTCGCGGTTACCAAAACGCCGGGTGTATTTTGTAAGCATTGCAAGTGTCATCTGATTGACATTGTCATCGTGACAGAAAATAAGGGATGGCGATCTGAgattattaatgaaataatcgA
This Choristoneura fumiferana chromosome 12, NRCan_CFum_1, whole genome shotgun sequence DNA region includes the following protein-coding sequences:
- the Orc3 gene encoding origin recognition complex subunit 3 translates to MESTVSVSKGVFLFPSTFKKPKNAKHKTNSLFEKQFKKEPWYKAYKKNWEAIETRIMDLHQKTYDVLLNDIVNYIKSFYGCNESLTLEGIIPSATLLTGVNQPDHVSQFEALIHKIRDEVTPHTAMVNSQDASTIKHLVENTVWQLINDHEILDASAIESEDETTPTKKLKKNQCTMTTLQNWYRSKYLNSSPKKKHTVSMRSLVIIIPDFESFNCNVLQDFVMIISSYLSSLPIVFVFGVATSVSALHKSFPYHVSSKLLIKVFHSHSSPVYMNQVLEDIFLNYTSPLHLSGKAFELLTDVFLFYDFSVTGLIQSIKYCMMEHYYCDNVKSLCCERSNIENAVFKLCAEDLEAIRQLPSFRPYLESQPFQTKISLFENDDFFKDVLCTELNRRHNYLQSFYLSVRVLAAFLKDLPKNVIGKTVREIYTKCVGEFICQSLTFKECMQLINFQSQVKLIDSIKGALKVIGTEFASSPTKKNTTKTAFDDNIGENFTKTVRIHLLTFLGQLQNASTEATILTQTADEAEYDMEVVPGNRYKLKEQLLRATRVDKVQSEFEMIRARFVSYLEEMFAEGLQPPFTQTFHEILFFSDVASVKKQIVGAPRGAVHTALSNPVQYLQCSCCHLASAESAADSLPDVCLAYKLHRECGKHINLYDWLQAFAAVLQPGDDEERDQDATIQIRFTRAVAELQFLGFIKSSKRKTDHVLRLTW